A single Vulpes lagopus strain Blue_001 chromosome 3, ASM1834538v1, whole genome shotgun sequence DNA region contains:
- the AHCYL1 gene encoding S-adenosylhomocysteine hydrolase-like protein 1 isoform X3 has protein sequence MRQKTRARGDHGDLGPPQIQFADDMQEFTKFPTKTGRRSLSRSISQSSTDSYSSAASYTDSSDDEVSPREKQQTNSKGSSNFCVKNIKQAEFGRREIEIAEQDMSALISLRKRAQGEKPLAGAKIVGCTHITAQTAVLIETLCALGAQCRWSACNIYSTQNEVAAALAEAGVAVFAWKGESEDDFWWCIDRCVNMDGWQANMILDDGGDLTHWVYKKYPNVFKKIRGIVEESVTGVHRLYQLSKAGKLCVPAMNVNDSVTKQKFDNLYCCRESILDGLKRTTDVMFGGKQVVVCGYGEVGKGCCAALKALGAIVYITEIDPICALQACMDGFRVVKLNEVIRQVDVVITCTGNKNVVTREHLDRMKNSCIVCNMGHSNTEIDVTSLRTPELTWERVRSQVDHVIWPDGKRVVLLAEGRLLNLSCSTVPTFVLSITATTQALALIELYNAPEGRYKQDVYLLPKKMDEYVASLHLPSFDAHLTELTDDQAKYLGLNKNGPFKPNYYRY, from the exons CAAATCCAATTTGCTGATGACATGCAGGAGTTCACCAAATTCCCCACCAAGACAGGCCGGAGATCTTTGTCTCGCTCCATCTCCCAGTCCTCCACTGACAGCTACAGTTCAG CTGCATCATACACAGATAGCTCTGATGATGAGGTTTCCCCCCGAGAGAAACAGCAAACCAACTCCAAGGGCAGCAGCAATTTCTGTGTGAAGAACATCAAGCAGGCAGAATTTGGACGCCGGGAGATTGAGATTGCAGAGCAAg ACATGTCTGCTCTGATTTCACTCAGGAAACGTGCTCAGGGGGAGAAGCCCTTGGCTGGTGCTAAAATAGTGGGCTGTACACACATCACAGCCCAGACAGCG GTGTTGATTGAGACACTCTgtgccctgggggctcagtgccGCTGGTCTGCTTGCAACATCTACTCTACTCAGAATGAAGTGGCTGCGGCACTGGCTGAGGCTG GAGTTGCAGTGTTTGCTTGGAAGGGCGAGTCTGAAGATGACTTCTGGTGGTGTATTGACCGCTGTGTGAACATGGATGGTTGGCAAGCTAACATG ATCCTGGATGATGGGGGAGACTTAACCCACTGGGTTTATAAGAAGTATCCAAACGTGTTTAAGAAGATCCGAGGCATTGTGGAAGAGAGCGTGACTGGTGTTCACAG GCTGTATCAGCTCTCCAAAGCTGGGAAGCTCTGTGTTCCGGCCATGAATGTTAATGACTCTGTTACCAAACAGAAGTTTGATAACTTGTACTGCTGCCGAGAGTCCATTTTGGATGG CCTGAAGAGGACCACAGATGTGATGTTTGGTGGGAAACAAGTGGTGGTGTGTGGCTATGGTGAG GTAGGAAAGGGCTGCTGTGCTGCTCTCAAGGCCCTTGGAGCAATTGTCTACATCACAGAAATCGACCCAATCTGTGCTCTGCAGGCTTG cATGGATGGGTTCAGGGTGGTAAAGCTAAATGAAGTCATCCGGCAAGTTGATGTCGTAATAACTTGCACGG GAAATAAGAATGTAGTGACACGGGAGCATTTGGACCGCATGAAAAACAGTTGTATCGTATGCAATATGGGCCACTCCAACACGGAAATTGATGTG ACCAGCCTGCGCACTCCAGAGCTGACATGGGAGCGAGTACGTTCTCAAGTGGACCACGTCATCTGGCCAGATGGCAAACGCGTCGTCCTCCTGGCAGAG GGTCGTCTGCTCAATCTGAGCTGCTCCACAGTTCCCACCTTTGTCCTGTCCATCACAGCTACAACACAG GCTTTGGCACTGATAGAACTCTATAATGCACCTGAGGGACGATACAAACAAGATGTATACCTGCTTCCTAAGAAAATGG ATGAGTATGTTGCCAGCTTGCACCTGCCATCATTTGATGCCCACCTGACAGAGCTGACAGATGACCAAGCAAAGTATCTGGGACTCAACAAAAATGGGCCATTCAAACCCAATTATTACAG ATACTAA
- the AHCYL1 gene encoding S-adenosylhomocysteine hydrolase-like protein 1 isoform X1: MSMPDAMPLPGVGEELKQAKEIEDAEKYSFMATVTKAPKKQIQFADDMQEFTKFPTKTGRRSLSRSISQSSTDSYSSAASYTDSSDDEVSPREKQQTNSKGSSNFCVKNIKQAEFGRREIEIAEQDMSALISLRKRAQGEKPLAGAKIVGCTHITAQTAVLIETLCALGAQCRWSACNIYSTQNEVAAALAEAGVAVFAWKGESEDDFWWCIDRCVNMDGWQANMILDDGGDLTHWVYKKYPNVFKKIRGIVEESVTGVHRLYQLSKAGKLCVPAMNVNDSVTKQKFDNLYCCRESILDGLKRTTDVMFGGKQVVVCGYGEVGKGCCAALKALGAIVYITEIDPICALQACMDGFRVVKLNEVIRQVDVVITCTGNKNVVTREHLDRMKNSCIVCNMGHSNTEIDVTSLRTPELTWERVRSQVDHVIWPDGKRVVLLAEGRLLNLSCSTVPTFVLSITATTQALALIELYNAPEGRYKQDVYLLPKKMDEYVASLHLPSFDAHLTELTDDQAKYLGLNKNGPFKPNYYRY, encoded by the exons CAAATCCAATTTGCTGATGACATGCAGGAGTTCACCAAATTCCCCACCAAGACAGGCCGGAGATCTTTGTCTCGCTCCATCTCCCAGTCCTCCACTGACAGCTACAGTTCAG CTGCATCATACACAGATAGCTCTGATGATGAGGTTTCCCCCCGAGAGAAACAGCAAACCAACTCCAAGGGCAGCAGCAATTTCTGTGTGAAGAACATCAAGCAGGCAGAATTTGGACGCCGGGAGATTGAGATTGCAGAGCAAg ACATGTCTGCTCTGATTTCACTCAGGAAACGTGCTCAGGGGGAGAAGCCCTTGGCTGGTGCTAAAATAGTGGGCTGTACACACATCACAGCCCAGACAGCG GTGTTGATTGAGACACTCTgtgccctgggggctcagtgccGCTGGTCTGCTTGCAACATCTACTCTACTCAGAATGAAGTGGCTGCGGCACTGGCTGAGGCTG GAGTTGCAGTGTTTGCTTGGAAGGGCGAGTCTGAAGATGACTTCTGGTGGTGTATTGACCGCTGTGTGAACATGGATGGTTGGCAAGCTAACATG ATCCTGGATGATGGGGGAGACTTAACCCACTGGGTTTATAAGAAGTATCCAAACGTGTTTAAGAAGATCCGAGGCATTGTGGAAGAGAGCGTGACTGGTGTTCACAG GCTGTATCAGCTCTCCAAAGCTGGGAAGCTCTGTGTTCCGGCCATGAATGTTAATGACTCTGTTACCAAACAGAAGTTTGATAACTTGTACTGCTGCCGAGAGTCCATTTTGGATGG CCTGAAGAGGACCACAGATGTGATGTTTGGTGGGAAACAAGTGGTGGTGTGTGGCTATGGTGAG GTAGGAAAGGGCTGCTGTGCTGCTCTCAAGGCCCTTGGAGCAATTGTCTACATCACAGAAATCGACCCAATCTGTGCTCTGCAGGCTTG cATGGATGGGTTCAGGGTGGTAAAGCTAAATGAAGTCATCCGGCAAGTTGATGTCGTAATAACTTGCACGG GAAATAAGAATGTAGTGACACGGGAGCATTTGGACCGCATGAAAAACAGTTGTATCGTATGCAATATGGGCCACTCCAACACGGAAATTGATGTG ACCAGCCTGCGCACTCCAGAGCTGACATGGGAGCGAGTACGTTCTCAAGTGGACCACGTCATCTGGCCAGATGGCAAACGCGTCGTCCTCCTGGCAGAG GGTCGTCTGCTCAATCTGAGCTGCTCCACAGTTCCCACCTTTGTCCTGTCCATCACAGCTACAACACAG GCTTTGGCACTGATAGAACTCTATAATGCACCTGAGGGACGATACAAACAAGATGTATACCTGCTTCCTAAGAAAATGG ATGAGTATGTTGCCAGCTTGCACCTGCCATCATTTGATGCCCACCTGACAGAGCTGACAGATGACCAAGCAAAGTATCTGGGACTCAACAAAAATGGGCCATTCAAACCCAATTATTACAG ATACTAA
- the AHCYL1 gene encoding S-adenosylhomocysteine hydrolase-like protein 1 isoform X4 codes for MQEFTKFPTKTGRRSLSRSISQSSTDSYSSAASYTDSSDDEVSPREKQQTNSKGSSNFCVKNIKQAEFGRREIEIAEQDMSALISLRKRAQGEKPLAGAKIVGCTHITAQTAVLIETLCALGAQCRWSACNIYSTQNEVAAALAEAGVAVFAWKGESEDDFWWCIDRCVNMDGWQANMILDDGGDLTHWVYKKYPNVFKKIRGIVEESVTGVHRLYQLSKAGKLCVPAMNVNDSVTKQKFDNLYCCRESILDGLKRTTDVMFGGKQVVVCGYGEVGKGCCAALKALGAIVYITEIDPICALQACMDGFRVVKLNEVIRQVDVVITCTGNKNVVTREHLDRMKNSCIVCNMGHSNTEIDVTSLRTPELTWERVRSQVDHVIWPDGKRVVLLAEGRLLNLSCSTVPTFVLSITATTQALALIELYNAPEGRYKQDVYLLPKKMDEYVASLHLPSFDAHLTELTDDQAKYLGLNKNGPFKPNYYRY; via the exons ATGCAGGAGTTCACCAAATTCCCCACCAAGACAGGCCGGAGATCTTTGTCTCGCTCCATCTCCCAGTCCTCCACTGACAGCTACAGTTCAG CTGCATCATACACAGATAGCTCTGATGATGAGGTTTCCCCCCGAGAGAAACAGCAAACCAACTCCAAGGGCAGCAGCAATTTCTGTGTGAAGAACATCAAGCAGGCAGAATTTGGACGCCGGGAGATTGAGATTGCAGAGCAAg ACATGTCTGCTCTGATTTCACTCAGGAAACGTGCTCAGGGGGAGAAGCCCTTGGCTGGTGCTAAAATAGTGGGCTGTACACACATCACAGCCCAGACAGCG GTGTTGATTGAGACACTCTgtgccctgggggctcagtgccGCTGGTCTGCTTGCAACATCTACTCTACTCAGAATGAAGTGGCTGCGGCACTGGCTGAGGCTG GAGTTGCAGTGTTTGCTTGGAAGGGCGAGTCTGAAGATGACTTCTGGTGGTGTATTGACCGCTGTGTGAACATGGATGGTTGGCAAGCTAACATG ATCCTGGATGATGGGGGAGACTTAACCCACTGGGTTTATAAGAAGTATCCAAACGTGTTTAAGAAGATCCGAGGCATTGTGGAAGAGAGCGTGACTGGTGTTCACAG GCTGTATCAGCTCTCCAAAGCTGGGAAGCTCTGTGTTCCGGCCATGAATGTTAATGACTCTGTTACCAAACAGAAGTTTGATAACTTGTACTGCTGCCGAGAGTCCATTTTGGATGG CCTGAAGAGGACCACAGATGTGATGTTTGGTGGGAAACAAGTGGTGGTGTGTGGCTATGGTGAG GTAGGAAAGGGCTGCTGTGCTGCTCTCAAGGCCCTTGGAGCAATTGTCTACATCACAGAAATCGACCCAATCTGTGCTCTGCAGGCTTG cATGGATGGGTTCAGGGTGGTAAAGCTAAATGAAGTCATCCGGCAAGTTGATGTCGTAATAACTTGCACGG GAAATAAGAATGTAGTGACACGGGAGCATTTGGACCGCATGAAAAACAGTTGTATCGTATGCAATATGGGCCACTCCAACACGGAAATTGATGTG ACCAGCCTGCGCACTCCAGAGCTGACATGGGAGCGAGTACGTTCTCAAGTGGACCACGTCATCTGGCCAGATGGCAAACGCGTCGTCCTCCTGGCAGAG GGTCGTCTGCTCAATCTGAGCTGCTCCACAGTTCCCACCTTTGTCCTGTCCATCACAGCTACAACACAG GCTTTGGCACTGATAGAACTCTATAATGCACCTGAGGGACGATACAAACAAGATGTATACCTGCTTCCTAAGAAAATGG ATGAGTATGTTGCCAGCTTGCACCTGCCATCATTTGATGCCCACCTGACAGAGCTGACAGATGACCAAGCAAAGTATCTGGGACTCAACAAAAATGGGCCATTCAAACCCAATTATTACAG ATACTAA
- the AHCYL1 gene encoding S-adenosylhomocysteine hydrolase-like protein 1 isoform X2, which translates to MSMPDAMPLPGVGEELKQAKEIEDAEKYSFMATVTKAPKKQIQFADDMQEFTKFPTKTGRRSLSRSISQSSTDSYSSAASYTDSSDDEVSPREKQQTNSKGSSNFCVKNIKQAEFGRREIEIAEQDMSALISLRKRAQGEKPLAGAKIVGCTHITAQTAVLIETLCALGAQCRWSACNIYSTQNEVAAALAEAGVAVFAWKGESEDDFWWCIDRCVNMDGWQANMILDDGGDLTHWVYKKYPNVFKKIRGIVEESVTGVHRLYQLSKAGKLCVPAMNVNDSVTKQKFDNLYCCRESILDGLKRTTDVMFGGKQVVVCGYGEVGKGCCAALKALGAIVYITEIDPICALQACMDGFRVVKLNEVIRQVDVVITCTGNKNVVTREHLDRMKNSCIVCNMGHSNTEIDVTSLRTPELTWERVRSQVDHVIWPDGKRVVLLAEGRLLNLSCSTVPTFVLSITATTQALALIELYNAPEGRYKQDVYLLPKKMDEYVASLHLPSFDAHLTELTDDQAKYLGLNKNGPFKPNYYR; encoded by the exons CAAATCCAATTTGCTGATGACATGCAGGAGTTCACCAAATTCCCCACCAAGACAGGCCGGAGATCTTTGTCTCGCTCCATCTCCCAGTCCTCCACTGACAGCTACAGTTCAG CTGCATCATACACAGATAGCTCTGATGATGAGGTTTCCCCCCGAGAGAAACAGCAAACCAACTCCAAGGGCAGCAGCAATTTCTGTGTGAAGAACATCAAGCAGGCAGAATTTGGACGCCGGGAGATTGAGATTGCAGAGCAAg ACATGTCTGCTCTGATTTCACTCAGGAAACGTGCTCAGGGGGAGAAGCCCTTGGCTGGTGCTAAAATAGTGGGCTGTACACACATCACAGCCCAGACAGCG GTGTTGATTGAGACACTCTgtgccctgggggctcagtgccGCTGGTCTGCTTGCAACATCTACTCTACTCAGAATGAAGTGGCTGCGGCACTGGCTGAGGCTG GAGTTGCAGTGTTTGCTTGGAAGGGCGAGTCTGAAGATGACTTCTGGTGGTGTATTGACCGCTGTGTGAACATGGATGGTTGGCAAGCTAACATG ATCCTGGATGATGGGGGAGACTTAACCCACTGGGTTTATAAGAAGTATCCAAACGTGTTTAAGAAGATCCGAGGCATTGTGGAAGAGAGCGTGACTGGTGTTCACAG GCTGTATCAGCTCTCCAAAGCTGGGAAGCTCTGTGTTCCGGCCATGAATGTTAATGACTCTGTTACCAAACAGAAGTTTGATAACTTGTACTGCTGCCGAGAGTCCATTTTGGATGG CCTGAAGAGGACCACAGATGTGATGTTTGGTGGGAAACAAGTGGTGGTGTGTGGCTATGGTGAG GTAGGAAAGGGCTGCTGTGCTGCTCTCAAGGCCCTTGGAGCAATTGTCTACATCACAGAAATCGACCCAATCTGTGCTCTGCAGGCTTG cATGGATGGGTTCAGGGTGGTAAAGCTAAATGAAGTCATCCGGCAAGTTGATGTCGTAATAACTTGCACGG GAAATAAGAATGTAGTGACACGGGAGCATTTGGACCGCATGAAAAACAGTTGTATCGTATGCAATATGGGCCACTCCAACACGGAAATTGATGTG ACCAGCCTGCGCACTCCAGAGCTGACATGGGAGCGAGTACGTTCTCAAGTGGACCACGTCATCTGGCCAGATGGCAAACGCGTCGTCCTCCTGGCAGAG GGTCGTCTGCTCAATCTGAGCTGCTCCACAGTTCCCACCTTTGTCCTGTCCATCACAGCTACAACACAG GCTTTGGCACTGATAGAACTCTATAATGCACCTGAGGGACGATACAAACAAGATGTATACCTGCTTCCTAAGAAAATGG ATGAGTATGTTGCCAGCTTGCACCTGCCATCATTTGATGCCCACCTGACAGAGCTGACAGATGACCAAGCAAAGTATCTGGGACTCAACAAAAATGGGCCATTCAAACCCAATTATTACAGGTAA